Proteins from a single region of Phycisphaeraceae bacterium D3-23:
- a CDS encoding tyrosine recombinase XerD, whose amino-acid sequence MTLRPTFNTAPRHATPGPRPIGQATRPNPGGLRSSSPSPANRSRRANDPQKKPSRFASPVEQFLTYCRVECGFAPATISAYAGDLRDLWVYLAQRGHAGWDALDHNLITDHLQYLCEDRKLEASSIARHVATMRVFCRFMESNGIVEDNAAELLAQPSTWQKTPGVMADEDVRKLLAAPQPSDGLYLRDVSLLEMLYAGGLRASELADMQLDHLHLDLGVVRVLGKGNKERLVPIGRPALRAAQRYIDELRPDLEKPASGNKIYLSRTGQPITRVVVWQVVKRHAKRAGLNDVHPHTLRHSFATHLLAGGADLRVVQELLGHSNIQTTQVYTHVDRSRLKDVVQRFHPRP is encoded by the coding sequence ATGACACTGCGACCCACCTTCAACACCGCACCACGCCACGCCACACCGGGGCCCCGACCCATCGGCCAGGCGACACGCCCAAACCCCGGCGGACTGCGGTCGTCCTCACCCTCGCCGGCCAACCGATCCCGGCGGGCCAACGACCCCCAGAAAAAGCCCTCAAGGTTCGCGTCTCCGGTTGAGCAGTTCCTGACCTACTGCCGCGTCGAGTGCGGCTTCGCCCCCGCCACCATCTCCGCCTACGCCGGCGACCTGCGCGACCTCTGGGTCTACCTCGCCCAGCGCGGCCACGCCGGGTGGGACGCCCTCGACCACAACCTCATCACCGACCACCTCCAGTACCTCTGCGAGGACCGCAAGCTCGAAGCCAGCTCCATCGCACGGCACGTCGCCACCATGCGCGTCTTCTGCCGGTTCATGGAGTCCAACGGCATCGTCGAAGATAACGCCGCCGAGCTGCTCGCCCAGCCCAGCACCTGGCAGAAGACGCCGGGCGTGATGGCGGACGAAGACGTGCGCAAACTGCTCGCCGCGCCCCAGCCCTCCGACGGGCTGTACCTGCGCGACGTGTCGCTGCTCGAGATGCTGTACGCCGGGGGGCTCCGCGCCAGCGAGCTGGCCGACATGCAGCTCGACCACCTGCACCTGGACCTCGGCGTCGTGCGCGTCCTGGGCAAGGGCAACAAAGAGCGCCTCGTCCCGATCGGCCGACCCGCGCTCCGCGCGGCGCAGCGCTACATCGACGAGCTGCGCCCCGACCTCGAAAAACCCGCCTCGGGCAACAAGATCTATCTGTCGCGCACGGGCCAGCCCATCACGCGCGTCGTGGTCTGGCAGGTCGTCAAGCGCCACGCCAAGCGGGCCGGGCTCAACGATGTGCACCCGCACACGCTGCGTCACTCGTTCGCGACCCACCTCCTCGCCGGCGGCGCGGACCTCCGCGTCGTACAGGAATTGCTGGGCCACAGCAACATCCAGACCACCCAGGTCTACACCCACGTCGACCGCAGCCGGCTGAAGGATGTCGTGCAGCGGTTCCATCCTCGGCCGTAG